From one Acidobacteriota bacterium genomic stretch:
- a CDS encoding type II toxin-antitoxin system VapC family toxin, with product MKLYLDANSIIYAIESVSPFRDEVINKIKLFESQGGTVITSILSKLECRVKPLRDGESNLLAKFDAFFTQTSVKVVEIDEAIIDKATELRATYGFKTPDAIHLATAIKENSDLFLTGDASLSRCVEAKVEIL from the coding sequence ATGAAACTTTACCTGGATGCCAATTCCATTATCTATGCGATTGAAAGCGTCTCACCCTTTCGAGATGAGGTAATCAATAAAATTAAACTGTTTGAATCGCAGGGCGGAACCGTTATCACTTCCATTCTTTCTAAACTTGAATGTCGAGTAAAACCTTTACGCGATGGAGAGAGCAATTTACTTGCAAAATTTGACGCCTTTTTTACGCAAACGTCGGTGAAGGTTGTTGAAATTGATGAAGCAATCATTGATAAAGCAACAGAACTTCGCGCTACTTATGGCTTCAAAACTCCCGATGCCATCCATTTGGCAACTGCTATTAAAGAAAATTCGGATTTGTTTTTAACCGGCGATGCTTCGCTGTCTCGCTGTGTTGAGGCTAAAGTAGAAATACTTTAA
- a CDS encoding DinB family protein: MHTELNRLEEQLAKTLEGEAWHGPSVLEILEGVTAEHAAAHPIAGAHSIWELVLHLCSDYHLVLRRLKGDGRQMTAAEGWPAVPAPTAENWHESVSLLKQLNNEFRQAIKSFPVERLDEPLVREVSYTAYTQFIGVTQHHLYHAGQMALIKKLLASNRE; the protein is encoded by the coding sequence ATGCACACTGAACTGAACAGATTAGAAGAACAATTAGCGAAAACGCTTGAAGGTGAGGCGTGGCACGGCCCGTCGGTTCTCGAAATTCTTGAAGGCGTTACTGCCGAGCATGCCGCCGCACACCCGATTGCCGGGGCGCATAGTATCTGGGAGTTGGTTCTGCATCTGTGCAGCGATTACCATCTGGTTTTGCGGCGACTCAAGGGCGATGGCAGGCAAATGACAGCGGCTGAAGGCTGGCCCGCCGTTCCAGCGCCAACGGCTGAAAACTGGCATGAGTCTGTCAGCCTGTTGAAACAACTGAACAATGAATTTCGGCAGGCAATAAAAAGTTTTCCTGTCGAGCGTCTGGATGAGCCTTTGGTTCGTGAGGTTTCTTACACCGCTTACACGCAGTTCATTGGCGTCACACAGCACCATCTCTATCATGCCGGCCAGATGGCGCTCATCAAAAAATTGTTGGCGTCAAACCGAGAGTAG
- a CDS encoding DUF2310 family Zn-ribbon-containing protein: MSENDPYWKLKPSPLTPADEICYCEEAYPIILCYAISENPIRCAICNQEVQPERLQLTPSVVDEIASWRQFYSCFYNLWLDSGEFEDWARSQLSDPHSPVNERGYKLCEKLQSIRHCYYWWFQDTGEEKFEALSNCPRCNRRLVEEVNRSVCDQCRIIVAN, translated from the coding sequence ATGTCAGAGAATGATCCATATTGGAAGCTTAAACCTTCGCCTCTAACACCAGCAGATGAAATCTGCTATTGCGAGGAGGCATATCCGATCATTCTATGTTATGCAATTTCTGAGAATCCCATTCGCTGTGCGATCTGCAATCAAGAGGTTCAACCGGAAAGGCTTCAGCTAACACCAAGTGTAGTTGATGAGATCGCTTCTTGGCGTCAGTTCTATAGTTGTTTTTACAACCTGTGGCTTGATTCGGGAGAGTTTGAAGATTGGGCACGGTCGCAGCTTTCCGATCCACATAGCCCAGTGAATGAACGTGGTTACAAACTATGTGAGAAGCTACAATCAATCCGGCATTGTTATTACTGGTGGTTTCAAGATACAGGTGAAGAGAAGTTTGAAGCACTGAGCAATTGTCCAAGATGCAACAGGCGATTGGTCGAAGAGGTAAATAGATCGGTTTGTGACCAATGTAGAATTATTGTAGCCAACTAA
- a CDS encoding DUF2889 domain-containing protein: MSTFTRDIKVEMEWVDDSNFEIIGSLNDTVHSVHARLLVSYPGYVIQQAEGGIERMPYPGFCQGAYAVLPRLVGAKIGRGFRKFLSDVLGSSDSCNHLHTLVNDMATCAFQMNYYANRRKAENENIDWEELMKSDAKRRMVVLNWMPQLRNTCYIFSDAADKVFEEAMEKEECANS; this comes from the coding sequence ATGTCCACATTTACCAGAGACATCAAAGTTGAAATGGAATGGGTTGATGATAGCAATTTTGAAATCATCGGTTCGCTCAATGACACGGTGCATTCTGTCCATGCGCGTTTGCTTGTGAGTTATCCGGGCTATGTCATTCAACAGGCAGAAGGCGGCATCGAACGCATGCCCTATCCGGGATTTTGCCAGGGCGCTTATGCGGTGCTGCCGCGACTGGTTGGCGCAAAAATCGGACGCGGCTTTCGCAAATTTCTTTCTGATGTTTTGGGCAGTTCCGACAGTTGCAATCATTTGCATACCTTGGTTAATGATATGGCGACCTGTGCTTTTCAGATGAACTATTACGCCAATCGCCGCAAAGCCGAAAATGAAAATATCGATTGGGAAGAGTTGATGAAAAGCGACGCCAAACGCCGCATGGTCGTACTCAATTGGATGCCGCAACTGCGCAATACCTGTTACATCTTCAGCGACGCCGCGGACAAAGTATTTGAAGAGGCGATGGAAAAAGAGGAGTGTGCGAATTCATAA
- a CDS encoding amidohydrolase family protein, protein MKPGASQDELSRAKRRSGVVPGWEIFTLPLLLVILFSNSSLSIQAQTSAVTASGQLVLVGGTIYTNPTDPPIHNGVIVIRDGKIAAVGRRNAVTIPRGVPTLNCSGLTITAGFWNSHVHFFERKWTDAGNIPAAELTGQIQTMLTRYGFTSVFDLGSPLENTRRIRDRIESGEVKGPRIRATGEALVGKSSSLPSETILRILGVMTPTVAEATNATEAQAVCNKLFERDRDGLKIFATDTSPPFSVLPVEVIRVAVEEAHRRHKPVFVHPTNRDGILAAARGGVDFIAHTTPPSGVWDKEVLDTLRDAQVALIPTLKIWIYHLRHDRASLTKARAEVITGQLRDWLAVGGAVLFGTDVGGMDDYDPTDEYVLMSQAGMSFRQILASMTTVPAAKFGESARLGRIAPGWIADIVVLNHDPSRDVRAFADVRYTIRDGKLIYQAALKY, encoded by the coding sequence ATGAAGCCCGGTGCATCACAGGATGAACTATCTCGCGCCAAACGAAGGTCGGGTGTTGTGCCGGGCTGGGAAATTTTTACCCTGCCGCTTCTACTGGTAATTCTTTTCTCAAATTCCAGCTTATCAATACAGGCTCAGACCTCTGCTGTCACCGCAAGCGGACAACTTGTATTAGTCGGCGGGACAATCTATACAAACCCCACTGACCCTCCCATTCATAATGGTGTGATAGTTATACGCGATGGCAAGATTGCGGCGGTCGGTCGCCGCAATGCCGTGACCATTCCCAGAGGCGTTCCTACCTTAAACTGTTCAGGTCTTACCATCACTGCCGGATTCTGGAATAGCCATGTACATTTCTTTGAAAGAAAATGGACAGATGCCGGCAATATTCCTGCTGCGGAACTCACCGGTCAAATTCAAACCATGCTCACGCGCTATGGTTTCACCAGCGTTTTCGATTTAGGTTCGCCTCTGGAAAACACTCGTCGGATTCGTGACCGCATCGAATCCGGTGAGGTCAAAGGACCAAGAATTCGCGCTACCGGTGAAGCCTTAGTGGGTAAGAGTAGTAGCTTACCGTCAGAAACGATTTTAAGGATTCTCGGTGTAATGACGCCAACCGTGGCTGAAGCGACAAATGCGACTGAAGCTCAGGCGGTTTGCAATAAACTTTTCGAGCGAGACCGGGATGGATTGAAAATATTTGCGACCGATACGAGTCCGCCGTTTTCGGTTTTGCCGGTCGAGGTCATTCGCGTTGCTGTCGAGGAAGCACATCGCCGGCATAAACCGGTCTTTGTACACCCGACCAATCGCGATGGCATACTTGCCGCAGCCCGAGGCGGAGTTGATTTCATCGCCCACACCACCCCGCCATCCGGTGTCTGGGATAAAGAAGTTCTGGACACCCTGCGAGATGCCCAAGTCGCGCTCATCCCGACTTTGAAAATCTGGATTTATCATCTGCGCCATGACCGCGCATCACTTACCAAGGCGCGCGCTGAGGTCATTACCGGACAGTTACGCGATTGGCTTGCTGTGGGCGGCGCGGTTTTATTTGGCACAGATGTCGGCGGGATGGATGATTATGACCCTACCGATGAATATGTTCTGATGAGCCAGGCAGGAATGAGCTTTCGCCAAATCCTCGCATCAATGACAACTGTGCCTGCTGCAAAATTCGGCGAGTCAGCAAGGCTTGGACGCATTGCTCCCGGTTGGATTGCGGATATTGTCGTTTTGAACCACGACCCATCGCGCGATGTGCGGGCTTTTGCTGATGTGCGTTATACCATCAGAGACGGCAAACTGATTTATCAAGCAGCCCTAAAGTATTAA
- the tal gene encoding transaldolase, whose translation MSNPLVELNNLGQSIWYDNIERKLLISGEFERMIREDDLRGMTSNPAIFEKAISSSDDYNEQLKELVAERKSAMEIYEALAIRDIQTAADILKPVYEKTNKLDGYVSLECSPLLAHDTQATIEEARRLWKAVDRPNIMIKIPGTQAGLPAIEACLYEGININITLLFSLAAYQGTMDAYINGLTRRMNEGKPVDGIASVASFFVSRIDSAVDKKLAALIEQADSEEKKAELKSIEGRVAIANAKMAYQLYKENFHSDRFAALKAKGAMVQRPLWASTSTKNPAYPDVYYVETLIGTETVNTIPAATYKAFKDHGKPRISIEDNLDDERNVLAKLEKAGISLSAVTQQVLDEGVSLFIQPFEKLLASIQAKSDELAKGQGAASD comes from the coding sequence ATGAGCAATCCGCTGGTCGAATTAAACAATCTGGGGCAATCCATCTGGTATGACAATATCGAAAGAAAACTGCTGATTTCGGGCGAATTTGAACGCATGATTCGCGAAGACGATTTGCGCGGCATGACATCGAATCCGGCGATTTTTGAAAAAGCCATCAGCAGTTCCGATGATTACAACGAACAATTGAAAGAGCTTGTCGCTGAAAGAAAAAGCGCTATGGAAATTTATGAGGCGCTCGCCATTCGCGATATTCAAACCGCCGCCGACATCCTAAAACCGGTCTATGAAAAGACCAACAAGCTGGACGGTTATGTGAGCCTCGAATGTTCGCCGCTGCTGGCTCACGATACGCAAGCGACCATTGAAGAGGCGCGACGCTTGTGGAAAGCGGTTGACCGCCCAAACATTATGATTAAAATTCCCGGCACCCAGGCGGGGCTTCCGGCAATCGAAGCGTGTCTGTACGAAGGCATCAATATCAACATCACCTTGCTGTTTTCGCTTGCAGCCTATCAGGGGACGATGGATGCCTATATCAACGGGCTGACGCGGCGCATGAATGAAGGCAAACCGGTTGATGGCATCGCTTCGGTTGCCAGTTTCTTCGTGAGTCGCATTGATAGCGCGGTGGATAAAAAACTCGCGGCATTGATTGAACAGGCGGATAGCGAAGAAAAGAAAGCCGAACTCAAATCCATCGAGGGGCGCGTCGCCATTGCCAATGCCAAGATGGCGTATCAACTTTACAAAGAAAATTTCCATAGCGACCGTTTTGCGGCATTGAAAGCCAAAGGCGCAATGGTGCAAAGACCTTTGTGGGCTTCGACTTCAACGAAAAACCCCGCCTACCCGGATGTTTATTATGTTGAAACGCTCATCGGCACGGAAACCGTCAATACGATTCCGGCGGCAACCTACAAAGCTTTCAAAGACCACGGCAAACCGCGTATTTCTATTGAAGACAACCTCGACGATGAACGCAATGTTTTGGCGAAACTCGAAAAAGCCGGTATCAGCCTCAGTGCAGTGACCCAACAGGTTTTAGACGAAGGTGTATCATTGTTCATTCAACCGTTTGAAAAACTGCTTGCTTCCATTCAAGCGAAAAGCGATGAACTGGCTAAAGGGCAGGGCGCGGCTTCGGATTAA
- a CDS encoding trypsin-like peptidase domain-containing protein: protein MYKISARQLILLAIIPAIIAGVLVACAQRLFNKTTPSEGSLEPTVIADPSVVTDEQNNIEVYRAVSPGVVFITNTSYVETWYGIYPQEGSGSGSIIDDQGRILTNYHVVQNSSQLEVQINNDKYPARLIGSDRDNDLAIIQVEAPRDKLTVVKLGSSKDLQVGQKVLAIGNPFGLQRTLTTGVISGLERPLRDSAAKRTIQGAIQTDASINPGNSGGPLLNARGELIGINTAIYSPNGGGSVGIGFAVPVDTAKKIIPELIAKGHVSRPWLGVDQSPINRGLARRLGLSTSTGLMVTAVYRGTGAAQAGLRAAVIEETFFNTYLRQVGDIILSVDGKPVANNEDVENAIKDKKPGQTVELEVLRQNNRGTVSIKLSERPPDAR from the coding sequence ATGTATAAAATTTCAGCCAGACAACTTATTTTACTGGCGATTATTCCGGCAATTATTGCAGGCGTATTGGTCGCTTGCGCACAACGATTATTCAATAAAACGACGCCTTCGGAAGGGAGTCTTGAACCGACGGTCATCGCCGATCCGTCGGTAGTTACCGATGAACAAAATAATATCGAAGTCTATCGCGCCGTCAGTCCCGGCGTCGTCTTTATCACCAACACCAGTTATGTCGAAACCTGGTATGGCATCTACCCGCAGGAAGGCAGCGGTTCGGGTTCAATCATTGATGACCAGGGACGGATTCTCACGAATTATCACGTCGTGCAAAACAGCAGCCAGTTGGAAGTGCAAATCAACAATGATAAATACCCGGCGCGGTTGATTGGTTCGGATCGCGATAACGATTTGGCGATTATTCAAGTTGAAGCGCCGCGCGATAAATTAACCGTGGTAAAACTCGGTTCCTCAAAAGATTTGCAGGTCGGACAAAAGGTGCTGGCAATCGGTAATCCTTTCGGGTTGCAGAGAACTTTAACCACAGGCGTCATCAGCGGCCTCGAACGTCCGCTTCGCGATTCGGCTGCCAAGCGCACCATTCAAGGCGCGATTCAAACCGATGCCTCAATCAATCCGGGTAATTCCGGTGGACCCCTCCTGAATGCGCGCGGCGAACTCATCGGCATCAACACGGCGATTTATAGTCCGAACGGCGGCGGTTCCGTCGGCATTGGCTTTGCCGTGCCGGTCGATACGGCAAAGAAAATCATTCCCGAACTGATTGCCAAAGGGCATGTCTCGCGTCCCTGGCTTGGCGTTGACCAGTCTCCGATTAATCGCGGGTTGGCTCGCCGCTTAGGACTTTCGACCAGCACGGGGCTTATGGTGACCGCCGTTTATCGCGGCACCGGCGCAGCGCAGGCAGGGCTTCGCGCCGCTGTTATCGAAGAGACCTTCTTTAATACTTATCTGAGACAGGTGGGCGATATTATTTTGTCGGTTGATGGCAAACCTGTAGCCAACAACGAAGACGTAGAGAACGCGATTAAGGATAAAAAGCCCGGGCAGACGGTTGAACTCGAAGTGTTGCGACAAAATAATCGCGGCACGGTTTCCATAAAGCTCAGCGAAAGACCGCCGGATGCGCGATAA
- a CDS encoding NBR1-Ig-like domain-containing protein, whose product FGQASTNVSIQVGSGGGGGGGGTDSAAFVTQSVATTMTAGQSVSVSVTMQNNGTTTWDTTNYKLGSQNPADNTTWGLNRVNLPAAVAPGGSVTFSFNVTAPATAGTYNFQWQMYKQGVGFFGAVSTNVAVTVSSGGGGGGGGGTDNAAFVSQSVVSSMTAGQSVSVSVTMQNNGTTTWDTTNYKLGSQNPADNTTWGLNRVNLPAAVAPGGSVTFSFNVTAPATAGTYNFQWKMYKQSTGFFGASSTNVAVTVASSGGGANPPSITTTALSNGIKGVAYSYTVKATGGVSPYTWTMTGAPAGLTIGSSTGKMSGTPTVKGTFSVTFTVRGANGSSSSKVLNLTIL is encoded by the coding sequence TTCGGACAAGCGTCAACGAATGTATCGATCCAAGTGGGAAGCGGCGGCGGCGGTGGCGGCGGGGGAACCGATAGCGCGGCATTCGTCACCCAGAGCGTTGCCACGACGATGACCGCCGGGCAATCGGTGAGCGTCTCGGTGACCATGCAGAATAACGGCACGACGACCTGGGACACCACCAACTACAAACTGGGTTCGCAAAATCCGGCGGACAACACCACCTGGGGATTGAATCGCGTCAATCTCCCGGCGGCGGTCGCTCCGGGCGGCTCGGTGACTTTTAGTTTCAACGTCACTGCTCCGGCAACTGCGGGCACTTACAATTTCCAATGGCAGATGTACAAACAAGGTGTCGGTTTCTTCGGAGCGGTGTCGACCAACGTTGCGGTCACCGTTTCATCGGGTGGCGGTGGCGGCGGTGGCGGCGGTACAGACAATGCAGCATTTGTTTCACAAAGCGTAGTCAGTTCAATGACCGCCGGGCAATCGGTGAGCGTTTCGGTGACCATGCAGAATAACGGCACGACGACCTGGGACACCACCAACTACAAACTGGGTTCGCAAAATCCGGCGGACAACACCACCTGGGGATTGAATCGCGTCAATCTCCCGGCGGCGGTCGCTCCGGGCGGCTCGGTGACTTTTAGTTTCAACGTCACTGCTCCGGCAACTGCGGGCACTTACAATTTCCAATGGAAAATGTATAAGCAGAGCACGGGTTTCTTTGGCGCAAGCAGCACCAACGTTGCCGTCACGGTTGCCAGTAGCGGAGGTGGCGCGAATCCTCCATCAATAACCACGACTGCATTGTCCAATGGGATAAAGGGTGTAGCCTACAGCTATACCGTGAAAGCAACTGGCGGAGTTTCGCCTTACACTTGGACAATGACCGGCGCGCCTGCCGGATTAACCATAGGTTCATCCACAGGAAAAATGTCAGGAACGCCAACGGTGAAGGGAACGTTCTCCGTGACCTTTACGGTTCGCGGCGCGAATGGTTCGTCTTCAAGCAAAGTCCTCAATTTGACGATTCTGTGA
- a CDS encoding putative Ig domain-containing protein gives MKRVLKNTPTKLFILFALILICSQTSFATTVVIPTDDAMVLGSRAIVRARVLAVGTSYDEQTNRVYSYITLRIQEVLKGKIKERKIVLKELGGETPTMGTLVYGNPRYRPEQNVIVFLDTWRDGSYRTHQMYLGKYNIEMDEQTGHEMAVRETVDEGVVVLQNIADAENPQKTDRVELSSFLQMIREKVVAQTEQSRIFEETYYSGVPRLAEPPEYQNITSEGRIQPNWTYISSAHPSWFEIYDGQPVSFLINPTGAPTSSSVNDVESAMNAWSVISGSALRVVNGGTTGNCTSGFQNVIVFNNCDGRWSPSGGSCQGTLALGGLNWIPGSTRVINGVTFVQATGGFISFNPYAACYSGDHCNLQEIATHELGHALGLGHSSVFSATMYAIAHFDGRCASVMQDDMDAMRFIYPATSGGGGPLSIVTTSPLANATTGQAYSQTLVASGGTAPYTWSLVSGSLPAGLTLSSSGVISGTPTTAGTANFTVQVGDSGQATAQKAFAITVSAASTAYDAQFVSQTVPTTLTPGQQFSVNMKFLNTGSQTWASGSTSFYLASQNPALNQTWGGNGVSLANFVVNPGEQLDVTFTATAPATAGTYNFQWQMYQNGGVGFFGQASTNVSIQVGSGGGGGGGGTDSAAFVTQSVATTMTAGQS, from the coding sequence ATGAAAAGAGTGTTAAAAAACACCCCGACAAAATTATTCATTTTGTTTGCACTAATACTGATCTGCTCCCAAACGAGTTTTGCTACAACCGTGGTGATTCCAACCGACGATGCAATGGTTCTCGGAAGCCGCGCCATCGTTCGCGCCCGGGTGCTCGCGGTCGGCACCTCTTATGATGAACAAACCAACCGGGTTTATTCCTATATCACCCTGCGCATTCAGGAAGTCTTAAAAGGCAAAATCAAAGAGCGCAAAATTGTCCTTAAAGAGTTAGGCGGTGAAACGCCCACGATGGGAACGCTGGTATACGGCAATCCCAGATACAGACCCGAACAAAATGTCATCGTTTTTTTAGACACCTGGCGCGATGGTTCATATCGCACCCATCAAATGTACCTTGGAAAATACAACATTGAAATGGACGAGCAAACCGGTCACGAGATGGCTGTGCGGGAAACGGTTGATGAAGGTGTCGTGGTTTTGCAAAACATAGCGGACGCCGAAAATCCGCAAAAAACCGACCGCGTTGAACTGAGCAGCTTTTTGCAGATGATTCGCGAGAAAGTGGTGGCGCAAACCGAACAAAGCCGGATTTTTGAGGAAACATACTACAGCGGCGTGCCGAGGCTTGCGGAACCGCCCGAATACCAAAATATCACTAGCGAAGGGCGCATCCAACCCAATTGGACATATATCAGTTCAGCGCATCCATCATGGTTTGAAATCTATGATGGGCAACCGGTGAGTTTTTTAATTAATCCGACCGGCGCTCCGACTTCATCGTCTGTAAATGATGTGGAGTCAGCGATGAATGCCTGGTCGGTGATTTCCGGTTCAGCTTTGCGTGTTGTGAACGGGGGAACAACCGGTAACTGCACCAGCGGTTTTCAGAATGTCATTGTCTTTAATAACTGTGACGGGCGTTGGTCGCCAAGTGGTGGCAGTTGTCAAGGAACTTTGGCGCTTGGTGGGTTGAACTGGATTCCCGGCAGCACGAGAGTCATCAACGGCGTGACCTTCGTTCAGGCAACGGGTGGTTTCATCTCGTTCAATCCTTATGCGGCATGTTACTCAGGTGATCATTGTAATTTACAGGAAATCGCCACGCATGAACTTGGTCATGCACTAGGCTTGGGACATTCAAGTGTCTTTTCCGCAACCATGTATGCGATTGCTCATTTTGATGGACGTTGTGCAAGCGTCATGCAGGATGACATGGACGCGATGCGTTTCATCTATCCGGCAACATCAGGTGGCGGCGGACCGCTTTCGATTGTTACCACATCACCTTTGGCGAATGCCACGACCGGGCAAGCGTATTCACAAACCCTTGTGGCTTCGGGCGGCACCGCGCCTTATACCTGGAGTTTGGTGTCAGGGAGTTTACCCGCAGGCTTGACGCTCAGTTCAAGCGGCGTCATCAGCGGAACCCCGACGACCGCCGGAACCGCGAATTTTACAGTGCAGGTGGGTGATTCGGGGCAGGCAACGGCACAAAAAGCATTTGCCATAACGGTAAGTGCGGCATCTACAGCTTACGACGCGCAGTTTGTTTCACAAACCGTTCCGACCACCTTGACACCCGGTCAACAATTCAGCGTCAACATGAAGTTTTTAAACACCGGGTCGCAGACTTGGGCAAGCGGCTCAACCAGTTTCTATCTGGCTTCGCAAAATCCCGCTTTGAATCAAACCTGGGGCGGCAACGGCGTATCGCTTGCGAATTTTGTAGTAAACCCCGGCGAACAACTTGATGTAACCTTTACCGCAACAGCGCCGGCAACCGCGGGCACCTACAATTTCCAATGGCAGATGTATCAAAACGGCGGGGTCGGTTTCTTCGGACAAGCGTCAACGAATGTATCGATCCAAGTGGGAAGCGGCGGCGGCGGTGGCGGCGGGGGAACCGATAGCGCGGCATTCGTCACCCAGAGCGTTGCCACGACGATGACCGCCGGGCAATCGG
- a CDS encoding DUF4097 family beta strand repeat-containing protein has protein sequence MKKLSLVVALVFVCFIAASVSAQDFQKSYQLGAGGQVRIRNISGNIVMTGYDGNAILVTATKEGRDRDRVEVEDLSSGNRVDVKVHYPERCNNCEASINFEVKVPRSMNYNFDGISSVSGSVEISNISGNIKASSVSGEVKVREVSGTVNASSVSGEVDVEITKLSGNDDMKFSSVSGEVDVRIPADLDATVNMSTLSGNLKTDFPLEIKKRERYSPGTSATGRLGDGSRRLHLSSVSGSVSLTRM, from the coding sequence ATGAAAAAGCTATCACTGGTTGTGGCGTTGGTATTCGTGTGTTTTATCGCAGCTTCGGTTTCGGCTCAGGATTTTCAAAAAAGTTATCAATTGGGCGCAGGCGGGCAGGTCAGAATTCGCAACATTTCCGGTAATATCGTGATGACCGGTTATGACGGCAATGCAATTTTAGTCACCGCCACCAAAGAAGGGCGCGACCGTGACCGCGTTGAAGTCGAAGATTTAAGCAGCGGTAATCGCGTCGATGTCAAAGTTCACTATCCCGAAAGATGCAATAACTGTGAAGCCAGCATCAATTTCGAGGTCAAAGTTCCGCGTTCGATGAACTACAATTTTGACGGCATCTCTTCGGTTAGCGGTTCGGTTGAAATCAGCAACATTTCCGGCAACATTAAAGCTTCAAGCGTCAGCGGCGAAGTAAAAGTGCGCGAAGTGTCGGGCACCGTCAATGCCTCAAGTGTGAGCGGCGAAGTCGATGTCGAAATCACCAAACTCTCAGGCAATGACGATATGAAATTCTCTTCGGTGAGCGGCGAAGTCGATGTCCGAATCCCCGCAGATCTCGATGCGACGGTGAATATGTCAACGCTCAGCGGCAATTTGAAAACCGATTTTCCGCTCGAAATCAAAAAGCGTGAACGGTATTCGCCGGGCACTTCCGCCACCGGTCGCCTTGGAGATGGTTCGCGCCGTTTGCATCTGTCATCGGTTTCGGGAAGCGTCAGTTTAACCCGCATGTAA